In one Rhopalosiphum padi isolate XX-2018 chromosome 3, ASM2088224v1, whole genome shotgun sequence genomic region, the following are encoded:
- the LOC132925270 gene encoding uncharacterized protein K02A2.6-like, with amino-acid sequence MPSTDAKFLVDKLKGIYARYGWPNRIVSDNGPQFISTEYREFCYRNGIKAITSPPFHPSTNGAPENAVKTFKACLLKFLKESSNSMSVSSVMVISRYLFNYRNTPHWVTGECPSVLMFGRKVRTRLHLLKEFGGIKEDQNKHFNEKEK; translated from the coding sequence ATGCCTAGTACAGATGCTAAATTTTTGGTAGACAAGCTCAAAGGTATTTATGCAAGGTATGGTTGGCCAAATAGGATTGTGTCTGATAATGGTCCACAGTTTATTTCTACAGAATATAGAGAATTTTGTTATCGTAATGGTATTAAAGCGATAACTTCACCACCATTTCATCCATCTACAAATGGGGCACCCGAGAATGCTGTTAAAACTTTCAAAGCGTGTCTATTGAAGTTTTTGAAGGAGAGTAGTAATAGCATGTCAGTTAGTTCAGTGATGGTGATTAGTaggtatttgtttaattataggAACACTCCACATTGGGTGACTGGGGAGTGCCCTTCAGTGTTAATGTTTGGTAGGAAAGTGCGTACtagattacatttattaaaggaGTTCGGAGGTATAAAGGAAgatcaaaataaacatttcaatgAAAAAGAGAAGTAG
- the LOC132925272 gene encoding uncharacterized protein LOC132925272, whose translation MDVWSLPESEEEAVKLLQEHGILHTQRTCKNGHDAKLYFGKLIFWKCNIKSCQKKVSVRNNTGFERSRLPFVTVIRFIFAWTEESTYIKWCERNLKINKNTVIDWNTYLREVFVLSIEGRNQGQIGGRGKIVEIDESLFSKRKNNAGKILSQQWIFGGLCRESKECFLVQIPDRTMSTLLNAILLNIKKKTTIYSDCWRGYNSSELEKAGYKHLTVN comes from the coding sequence atggACGTGTGGTCTTTACCTGAAAGTGAAGAGGAAGCAGTAAAGCTTCTCCAGGAACATGGCATTTTACACACCCAAAGAACCTGCAAAAATGGTCATGATGCAAAATTATATTTCGGAAAATTGATATTTTGGAAATGTAACATTAAAAGTTGCCAAAAAAAGGTAAGTGTTCGAAATAACACTGGGTTTGAACGGAGTCGACTTCCATTTGTTACGGTTATTCGGTTTATTTTTGCTTGGACTGAAGAGTCCACTTATATAAAATGGTGCgaacgaaatttaaaaataaacaaaaatactgtAATAGATTGGAACACCTATTTGCGGGAAGTTTTTGTTCTTAGTATTGAGGGCAGAAACCAAGGGCAAATTGGAGGACGCggtaaaattgttgaaatagaCGAAAGCTTATTTTCTAAGCGCAAAAATAATGCAGGCAAAATACTTTCGCAACAATGGATTTTTGGAGGACTATGTCGGGAATCTAAGGAATGTTTTTTGGTCCAGATTCCTGATCGAACTATGTCTACTCTcttaaatgcaatattattaaatattaaaaagaaaacaacaatttattccGATTGTTGGCGGGGATACAACTCTAGTGAACTTGAAAAAGCTGGTTATAAACATTTGACAGTAAACTGA
- the LOC132924318 gene encoding LOW QUALITY PROTEIN: zinc finger BED domain-containing protein 5-like (The sequence of the model RefSeq protein was modified relative to this genomic sequence to represent the inferred CDS: deleted 1 base in 1 codon) encodes MQAFLEENDEQASTNIVNEIIEHLKQLKNSFEQYFPADREVLLKDHEWVLNPFSVCMKPSSLSSSDYERLIDLTSDLTLKSSFNSNSYAKFWLSLKDKSYEGLSEKAKTLFLFLPFATTYLCESGFSSYATTKTKYHNRLNVEPDLRLQLSKIKPDIAKLCQNKQPHTSH; translated from the exons ATGCAAGCCTTTTTGGAAGAAAATGATGAGCAGGCTTCTACTAATATTGTCAACGAGATTATTGAGCATCTCAAACAGCTAAAAAATTCTTTTGAGCAATATTTCCCTGCAGATCGGGAAGTATTGTTGAAAGACCATGAATGGGTACTGAATCCATTCTCAGTTTGTATGAAACCTTCAAGCTTATCTTCAAGTGATTACGAAAGGTTGATCGATTTAACTTCTGACTTAACATTAAAATCTTCCTTCAACAGCAATTCTTATGCCAAATTTTGGTTAAGTTTGAAAGACAAAAGTTATGAAGGTTTAAGCGAGAAAGCGaaaacactattttta tttttacccttTGCCACTACTTACTTATGCGAATCAGGATTTTCGTCATACGCTACAACTAAAACCAAATACCACAACCGCCTCAACGTTGAACCTGACCTCCGACtccaattatcaaaaataaaacctGACATTGCAAAACTGTGCCAAAATAAGCAACCACATACatcacattaa
- the LOC132925273 gene encoding zinc finger BED domain-containing protein 5-like has product MLDKKSAKQLSTIPLSNNTVARRIADLATNVEKTLVSIIKYRKFTLQMDESTDVAGLAKLLVFVRYENMHSFEEDLLFCRPLLSNTTGVQIFGLLDGFFTENKIPWTNCIDVCTDGAKAMVGATAGAVAKIKKKSKEIRSSHCILHRHALAMKTMPFSLKNVMNDAIKIINFIKSRPLKSRLFKILCDDMGSLHSTLLFHTDVRWLSRGGSYAVNGITN; this is encoded by the coding sequence ATGCTTGACAAAAAATCTGCCAAACAGTTGTCAACAATTCCTTTGTCAAACAATACTGTTGCGCGACGAATAGCAGATTTAGCTACAAATGTAGAAAAAACACTTGTctctattattaaatacagaAAATTTACTCTACAAATGGACGAATCAACTGATGTGGCAGGTCTAGCTAAATTGTTGGTGTTTGTTCGTTACGAAAATATGCATTCTTTTGAAGAGGACCTTTTATTTTGTCGACCACTTTTATCAAATACGACTGGGGTCCAAATTTTCGGATTATTGGATGGTTTTTTCACCGAAAATAAGATTCCATGGACCAATTGCATTGATGTGTGTACTGATGGTGCGAAGGCCATGGTGGGAGCAACAGCTGGAGCGGTtgctaaaataaagaaaaaatctaAAGAAATTCGCAGTAGTCATTGCATACTGCACAGACATGCTCTGGCAATGAAAACCATGCCTTTTTCTTTGAAAAACGTTATGAATGatgctataaaaataatcaactttATCAAGTCACGGCCTCTGAAATCcagactttttaaaattttgtgtgATGACATGGGAAGTCTTCATAGTACATTACTTTTCCATACAGATGTCAGGTGGCTGTCACGCGGCGGCTCTTACGCGGTTAATGGAATTACGAACTGA